The sequence ACTTCCTGTTTTCCAGGTAAAATCTGAACCAATTTATCTGCTGCTTTTCATTTGGCTGCATTGATGAAGGCAGATTGCTGAAAGAAGGAAACTGAAACTCCCGAACATCCTCGGCAAAAGGGAAGAATATTGAAGTAAAATGAATCAGGCTGCAAGCAGtgatcaataagaatttcaaCAAGCTAAGAGTGGAATAtcaactaaaaatagaaaacagaaTAATCTAGAGGTGAAAATTTAAACCATACTTACAGAGACATTTGGTGTAAGGAACCCAACAACAACATTACCCTGTCCTTGCCTCCATACACATCTGACAATTGCTACTTTGTTCATTTCCTTCATTGCCCTTGCCAAAGCAGAAAGTGCAAGGATGGCTTTTTTGTTGCCAGGTTCGGCTATGAAGATATTTTAAGATACACCACATAATACATATACACTCTTCAACcccttttttagtttttatgttATTCTTGTTTCAAGTACAAGCAATCACTCAAACAGTACCAATATGGGTTCTGGTGCTGTGGTTGAATTACTTCACCTTAATAAGAGGTCTCTGAATTTAGTCGGGACTCTAGTGCAGATTTCAAAAACCGGgtgaaaacaaagaaaatcaatcAAAGAGTGTTGGCCTAGGACTACGATTTCTTTACTAACGcaatttttattccttttttaagtaattttttatcatCCAGAATAATGGTTGATTATAACGTGTTGCAatctaagggtgtgtttggtaggaaggaaaatgttttgtataaaaataagtgaatttctcttcttttttttttttgtgtgtgtatgttAGGTATGCAAGTCAAAAGTATTAtccttatattaaaatataatctaaatGGGAAGTGGGAGTGGTGGTAATATTTTGAGGGTTGGAAGAtacaaacaatataaaatatcacTTGTAGAACTTGTTTTTCCCATTTCCACAAGGGACATCGTTGTCCTCATTTTTAAGAAACTTATTTTCTCATCAACATTAGAAAATGGGATGTAACACAGCCTAAGATTGTGATTTGCATTTGTTGAGATAATTTTGTTCTCCCTAATCTTGGTTTTGGTACACCTTCTAATTAATGGGATTGTTTATTGAAATTAGCTCATTTGAGTAATGAGAGCTACCAATTGTATCCATCAATTTAAACAACAATCTGGTTttcttgattgatttttttttatgaggGAAACtcgcagccgctacccttttgGGTGCACACAGGGTAAAACCCAGCTCCTATACAATAGCTCGTAAatcacataggagaggtaacccacACTAGGCAAGtctggtgcgacgagctcgacccatAAGGCAAACCCCTTACTTTCGCTGGCAAGGGATTTCGAATTtcagacctccaacatggaagtcccaagctcaaaccatAATATATCAGTTATTCAGATAAAATTATGATTAGTTCTCAAAAAAGCTACACCTATCTTGGATTTTCTCTCTATTGCTAAGATTACACCCAAGTCACAAATAAGTTGGGTTCAACTATATATAAACCTCACTAACCATGTTTTTTTCGTTTTTAAggttcaacaacaaaaaaataaagagttacAACTTATAATGAACCGaagtaattaaaatactacagaAAATAGTTTCACAATTGAGTACATCCCCAAGGACATAAAGAGCTCTCCTCTTAATTCTGTTAAGCCCTCAACCTCTcaccaaaaatatgaaaaaacatacCTCTGCTTGTTAGCAGCAGTGAGTTGTTATACTTTCCTGGGCAGTATGTTGTATCGACGTACAGCAAGCTGGATGAAGATGCTTGAACCTAAACCTAAACCAAAACTTCTAACTAAACCACTAGGCTCAAAAAGTTTGACATATGTGTTGGTGCATGAAACTATCTTGTGCTTGAatatatgcacacacacataTTTACGAGTATATTCACCAAGTCAGATTGAGAAAAGGGAAGCTCTTGTTTCcagtttcatttgtttttcaaCCCCCTTTTTCTCTTACTGCGACGTGGGAATAAGCTGCAGTTACTGAAGACGGGTTTTAGCAAATCAGTTTCTTTAGTGTAAAAAGTTTACATACCCACTGATAGGAAACTCCTGGCTAAAGCAAAAAACATCAGTTTAGTAATGTGCAATTTGATGCGTAATCTCTCAGAACAAGCTCCACTTCTCCAACTACCCCAAGTCTCTTGAACCAACGAGCCAATAATTCAGAAGCTTCTCTGCCAAGCACAATACCATCCCTCTCTAAATCCATCAAAACATCAAGTGCCTTGCTCAGTTTATTTTCTGTTTCATAAGCTGTCAGTAGCAACGCAATACACTTGTCATTTGGCTTTATGCCAACTCTTCTCATATTTTCAAATGTAATACAAGTTTCACTCAATTGACCAGCCATAATATAGGCATTCATAAGCAGACCACAAATTGTCGCATCAGGGATTACTCCTGCTAACTGAATTGTGTCAAAAACCCTTTGGGCTCCTTTGCTATCACCACTCATCGAATAGGCTCTCAGAAGTGCTTTATAAACTTCTGGTCCAGCATAGATCTCTTGTTCTTCCATTTCCTTCAGTAAAGCCTCTCCTTGACCAAGCTTTCCAGCTCTAACATAGGCCATGATTATTGACCCAAAGGACCTCTTATCCAATGGTACACCAAGCAATCTCATCTCTTCAAAAGTATCTTCAGCCAGCTTAAGGTTACCAGCCTTGCTATACATGTGAACTAAAGCTGTCAGTGTCACCTGATCACATGTGAAGCCTCTACTCTTCATGGATAAGAACACACTTTCAGCTTCTTTCAGCCGATTCTGCTTTGCATAGCCATGAATTATCTTGGTGTAATCACGAATATTGGCTTCAAATGATTCTGCTAAGAGGGACAATTCAGCTACCTGAGATACAGAAAGTGCACCAAGGAATAGATAAATTGGCTGATTTCCTTGTCTACAttcaaaaaattgttgaaagttTAGTGGAAAGACTAGTAAGCACATAGTTTACGGGTATCAAGAAAATTCAGAATAATTGTAGCCCTGTTCCTGATTCCTAGCTTTCTAAGTGAACTAGGATCAGAGAAGGATGTGTCTTCAATTGTTCTTAATCAAATTGTGACTCAACAAATGATTTTGCCTGGATCCCAACAATATTGGGGCTAAAGTGGCCACAATTAAATTCACTTGAAGGGTTTAATAATGAAAAGGAGATGGATAACACAATGAAAAGAAGAATCAAATGCTCTTTAAGAATAAACTAGAACTACTACAGAACAATCCACGGATTTAATAATTATCACATGATGGATTTGAAAGATCAGAATTGTTACCACCTTTAAAAGAACAGGGAAAGCCGATTGAGCTTTTTATACCGATGAATTTCTAGGTATAGTCAAACACTGGCTTCAAAGTTCAAATGACTCTCCTGAGAGGGAAGACATATAATAACCAGTTCTAGAAATCTCAGAGGCACATAGCAAGGTTCAAATTAACATATACCatctaaaaaaaagttttgcaaaaaaattCCATATTTACAGACCATTAATGAACTAGAAGATCTTCATGGTATTCTAATGCTTCTACTTTCCTGATTGAAAAGGATAACTAGCATGGCAAGCATCTGGCTTGATGCATTCATAATTCTTATCTGAATAAGCTAGTAGTTAGATTGTTGGTATGTCACCCCCTCCAACAAAACCTCCACCATCTCCCCAGATTAAAATTAATGATGTTGTTTATGATTCGCTGTCATGAAGTTTTTACGATTACTAGATAAACAGGAACTATGCACGCCAGACAACAAACACAACCAGCAACATTCAGCTATTCAGTAAACTTGTAAACAAGAGGGACTTTAAATTACGCCTTTAGCAGTCCACTCAGATTTCAAAATTCACTCTACCTAGTAGAAAGATATTCTCCTGTAGATCACTTCCTCTAACAGAACGTAAGGGGATTACACAGACTCCAATCACTAAAGCCATCTGCACTGAGAAGCAGATGAGAAAGTGATTCAACTGAATTGCTTTCTCGGGCTGAATCTTACAAGATGACACTGAtcccattcttcttcttctcaagGCAAAACACAAAGAATAGACTCCATTAGAAAACCTATGGGCAAGTTAAGGTTGAATAGTTCAGAAAACTTGCAAACAAGACCGAAAATCAAGTCATCGCCAGTCCTCTAGAGATCACCCTTCACCCAAAATTTCTAGAAATTTTACTGTACATAACACCTTTCAAGATCAACCCTATATCTGGAATGATTGCTTGAGCCTATCCATATTTTCACTTCTACATTCCTTCCCCACTCTATAAAGGATACGAGACTTTAAGCAACAGGGACTTCTTGTTTACGACTTCTTTGCTGGTAGCTGTTTGGATGTTCACTACAATGATGTTGCAGTTGCacttaacttatttttatcttaGAAGTGCAGTAGTGGTAGCAAGAATGTTACAGAGTGGCCTCCAGGGCTTAGTCCAAGTGGCAAAGGTTGAGGGACTTGTGACTTAGGTCACAAGCTTTCCCTGTGCCATGTGAACTAAGCCTGGTATAGAGTGAAGAAGGGCAGAGCGGGGGACCCATTATACATGACTTTTGAAGGCTGAGGTTGGTCCTAAGGATTGACCCTAGACGGATTTCTCAATTAACAAGTAAAGAATGTTACAGTGTGCTCatcctaacataagtgtcatctCTATAATAGTCATTTGTCTTAAGTTTGCTACAAGTGATTAAAAGATGGCGCTGGAGTTGACACAATTATACCCTCACCTTTatcttttcaagaaaatttacTAACTTAGAAAGTAGTGGTGCCTTTTTCATCCAATTATAAGGTCCACAAACGTGCCTGAGTTATCCTACTTTTTCACCATCACAATTCTAGAGGACCTTATGTGCCAAGAACGGCACTATTATCCAGTTGTAAGGATTATGGAAATTGTTGATAGGTATTGTCAAGTCGCTAATTCTTTAAGGAATAAAGAAAAGGATTCGAGTAAAGCTTATTTCACAACTTAATAAAATAGTCCTCAAAGGCAATAAACCTTCTGGTAGATAATGTCCAGCCGCTTGTATAAAAGCACAGTCAGCACTCAGCATTAATTAGAAGATGAACAAAAAGTGCCAACAGTAATTTGTATAGAGGAACCATGAGCAGAAGAAGAAAGCCCAAGCATTCTCATGTCATAGGCTATTAGACTCAGAATTCCATTGTTCTAACTAGATCGTAGATGGGTTCAACATGTTTCCTGTTTATCTTTACTATCTTCTGGCAGCTACTCTGCTTTAATTAGGAGATGAACAAAAAGAGACAACAGTTATCTGAATAATGGAACCATGGGCAGAAGAGAAAAGGTCCCAAACATTCACAGGGATTGATCTCAAATCTACACTTAATTATCCAagttaagtaaataaataaaatctctAATGACTAATCTACTACCTAATGGACGATAACtgtcaaagaaaacaaattcaTCCATTTTTAATCCAGCATCCTCACTAGTTAACGTTAAACTAATGATATGCTACCAGCTATCTCAAGGAGAATATCCACAAATCAGAAGGCTTAACAAGAGGACACACACATTGTTCGACAAGAAATGGTGTCAAATTCATGTAGGACAAAAGTTTATCCACCATAAAGTGATGTCACTACTACTTCAAGGCATTACGACAAACCTAACGTGCTGCCATAGTGAGACTCCAACTAAACTCCAAAAGGAGGGGAAAGGACAGAGAAAACGTGGGAATAGACTTGAACCCAAAGAAAAGGATATTTAATGGGCTACCAAAAGAACAAGCAAATTAGTATCTAGATAAGGTACGGAAGACAATGAACAAAAGGAAAGATGCATATGATTTGGCAGACTAGATTCGGAACCACCTATGAAGGTTGTTGAAAAGAGAACATCGTCAAGTTAGTAACAGGAGACATATCAACAATTTTTGAGAAGTGAGCACAACATTATGGAGATGGTTCCAAACGGTGGCGTAAACACATAGAGTGAAGGGTGGCCAGTTAAACACTCTtcatcgaaaaattatattgtatatacatGTCAAAAATTGCTTACACATATATTAAACCTTAAGCCCCATCAACAAAATTTCTGGTTTCACCGTTGGCTCGAAATGACTACCCTTGAGTGATGTGCCTTCAGGTGAGCGTTAAAAAGGTGAAGACCTTCAGGTGAGCGTTAAAAAGGTGAAGATGGAGGAAAATAGCAAGTAGAAAAATTTTAAACCTTTTCTGTTCGCATCCATCAAATTTAATGAAGGCATTGTGACATTCAGCACAATTCATCTACATTTGAGTTAGGAAGTGGTCAAAGTAATGGTTGTAATTAACAATTTTCCATGGTAGATAGACGATTGAGACAAGAGAACACTAATCCAGCAAACTTTATGCATCAAAACTCATAAAGAATGTGAAACAAAAGCCAGCAGCAAGCAAGACTTTAATGAAGTCAAGAACTATGTGGTAGAGGATGAAAGTGGCATTACCTCCAAATACATGGGATGATTCAAACTGTCCAATTCTTTGAGTACCGCAAGCCAATCAGCTCTGTCAGGCTTCATACTCTTCACCCAGGCCTCTAACAAGAGTGACACACTACCCTTTTCAGGTGAATAGCAAATAATCTGTTGCATTAATGCCTTACATCTATTTATCATCTTTGGTGGAAGCTTCAATATAGCCCTTTGCTGTTCCTCAGTAACATCAGAGCCTATCTTAACCCACCTATACCTAGGTTTATCATTAACTTGGTTTTCAGCACTACCCTTCTGATTAACTGCTACATTACTCACTGCTAGTAAAGGCTTAAACCCCAATTCACGATTCTCAAAACTGGTAACTttttgcaagaaaaaaaaaccctTTGAAGGATACTGATTGATTCTTCCAATAGTATTGCTTAGTATAGATGTTTGAGTGGAACAACACAAGACACCAGATGCCACAAAACCCATGTCACGAAATCAGATATTAATTCAAGAATTCTGCAACAATAGTGGGTTTTTTTCACAGATTTTTGTGGACTTGGTTAATTCAAGTAATACGCAAGCACAAAGTcagtagaaaattttagaaataataattcTGTCAAATTGTCACAACTATCGCGGGGAAGTAGATGACACAGTCATCCATCGATGCGCTAACCAAGAATTTGGCCAAGAATGAGCGGTAGCGTTGCCTGGAAAATAAAATCGGAAGGGCTAAGTGGATAGCATAACTGCTgaatttttagtttcattttattttagaagGTATAAAATAGAATTCGAAttgtattataaaatatttcgaAACTTCACTTCTTCTTTTTCGTAATAATATTATCAGAtcattagtttctttttttttcatttaacaCTCCTTCCGTTTTATTTTAGGTGACATTTTTTgcatttaaaattcaaataagtatatttttgaccgtatattttttatagatcattttaatattttgaattatcaattattgtaacTTATAATACTCTTTGCATAGTttacaaatttataaatttcatttcaaaaaatttaaaaattctataCGCAAATGTCCGATCAAAGttaaattgtttgactctcgaaaaatgAAAGTGTCATATAAAATGGGACAGAGGGAATACAATTTTTCAGAACATCACTCAATATATAAACGAAAACATTTCTAGTACAAATATATTAGTATAAGTAttagggaaaaaatattttataaatataaataataatgtgtCCATGTaggcatatatatatacctttaaaatacactgtTAAATTGTTCAAGGGTAAAAAATTCTCCATAAAATTTGATATCGTAACAACAATTTCGgtcaaagttgaagtatttttcagacccttttcctaagTATTATATGTGACTTTCAAACATTTTTAATACTATTTAAATTAGTTTACATTGATATCAATGTATTATGATTGTTCAAGAATAATACATATCAAATTTATAGtatctaattcaaattttattataactattattttttttaaatcaattttaatataatttttttaagagttTCATCCCTTCTTTCTCGTAATCATCGCCACTTTCAAACCATTGATTGTTTATATTTAATACATTTTGATACAAACTTAATActacaatttttcaaaatttcacctaaattacatttcaatataaaattatgtaatatatgGTAATAAAAACAAAGTAACACTTAAAGTcgaaattaatcaaaaaaatattatttatgtaaaatttccttaaaatgttgtttagttaaatatttttttcttttgataaattattatttataatctttggattcacaatcacaatcatcatcatcctaCAAGCATTATCGCCAATTGATATAACCACAACTACCAGTCAACACTATTATCATtagaaactactttcaatttattatttcattgcCACCAATGCTAATCTCTATTCTCTACAATATTAACCACATTCATGATTGCGattgtcattattattaattttcaccGATAAAAAGCATTATCTACCTTTATCGACACCCAAATAATTACAATCACTCATTATCACTATCGTCAATCATCATCAATTAACAACAACATTGCCTACCACTATTATACCCCAACAACAACAATCAATCTCTACTGTTACCATATGTTATTACTATCAACCTTATAGTACTCACAATTACAATCACTATTATCTTAATTATCAATCATCATCACCAACTATCAAATATcaacattataaataataacCACCACAATTAGCTCCATTAtcataattatcatcatcataatttGCCACAACTATCGTATAAGACCACCCTTAACCCTTAGATACGATCGCCAATGCAATCTTGAATCATCATCGAGCATTATTATATTCTCTTcgcatttcaaaaagaatgtttctattttttttagtttgtttaaaaaagaacgactattttccttttttgataacactttaactttaactttccacgcaTCATGTTTAAGAGTATAATATTAAATGACATTTtagtacatttgacataactttaatttaaaaccacaaaattaaaaagtcttatttctttttttaaattttgtttcaaGTTAAACTAGGTCATCTTTTTTAAAACAAAGAGATTACTGacataataatatttgaattaacttattattgttgtctttaataaaaatatccaaagtatttttaaaaaaatgtatatatctTTAATATGTCAGTTAAACatcaaactttttttctttgaaaaaaaaaacatcaaaatatccCCTAAGATTTGTAAGggaaattttatttgacattcCTATAGGgtattaatatgttttttttttcttctttttccagTCCAATATCCTAAAATCGAAGTACGAAGCAACCACCATGTTCATTTTCTCCATTGTCAAATCATTGGGCTGCACACAACCTGTTTGATAATATTACTATAAGCAATACCAATCGCGATCTGGATTCTCCTCACTTTCTATCACTTCATCACTCAATTCTCCTACGCCGATCCACATTCTGGCCACTCATATCGCCGCTGCAAACCCACTACTGACGCCGTCTGCAACCACCTTCGTCAGCCGCCGTGCCATTGCCAATCCAGATCCAGTCTAAACCAACTCGGGAATGGCTTCTTCGGAAGCTGATTCCCGGCTAAAGCAAGTGCTAATCCCAGCCCTTGAGAAAATTATCAAGAATGGATCATGGCGTAAACATTCAAAGCTATCCCATGAATGCAAATCCGTTATCGATTTCCTCACAAATCCATCTTCAACCCCACCCACTTCTCCGTCTGCCGAACCCGATCCGGATTTGGCAGCACATCCCGGAGTTCTTCTAGATCTCTCTTTCAATGATTCGGAGCTTATTCTTAGCCCTTTTATAAACGCTGCTGGTTCAGGTCATCTTAAGATTGCTGAAGCTGCAC comes from Solanum pennellii chromosome 1, SPENNV200 and encodes:
- the LOC107007727 gene encoding pentatricopeptide repeat-containing protein At1g01970, coding for MGFVASGVLCCSTQTSILSNTIGRINQYPSKGFFFLQKVTSFENRELGFKPLLAVSNVAVNQKGSAENQVNDKPRYRWVKIGSDVTEEQQRAILKLPPKMINRCKALMQQIICYSPEKGSVSLLLEAWVKSMKPDRADWLAVLKELDSLNHPMYLEVAELSLLAESFEANIRDYTKIIHGYAKQNRLKEAESVFLSMKSRGFTCDQVTLTALVHMYSKAGNLKLAEDTFEEMRLLGVPLDKRSFGSIIMAYVRAGKLGQGEALLKEMEEQEIYAGPEVYKALLRAYSMSGDSKGAQRVFDTIQLAGVIPDATICGLLMNAYIMAGQLSETCITFENMRRVGIKPNDKCIALLLTAYETENKLSKALDVLMDLERDGIVLGREASELLARWFKRLGVVGEVELVLRDYASNCTLLN